One genomic window of Arachis stenosperma cultivar V10309 chromosome 10, arast.V10309.gnm1.PFL2, whole genome shotgun sequence includes the following:
- the LOC130955870 gene encoding caffeoylshikimate esterase has product MALTPTKLRHPPELNELKEVIGIQRKRKKRKEDKLLFCSMKQQLPGVDAKLQKIADSNMDEAPARRRAREAFKDIQLNIDHILFKTPCDGLKMKESYKVNSRGIEIFCKSWLPEASKPKATVFFCHGYGDTCTFFFEGIARKIALAGYGVFAMDYPGFGLSQGLHGYIPSFDGLVDDVIEHYTKIKENPEFHSLRTFIFGQSMGGAVALKMHLKQPKAWDGAVLVAPMCKIADDMVPSKLVTQMLIAMANVFPKRKLVPQKDLAEAAFRELKKKEQTAYNVIAYKDKPRLWTALEMLRTTQEIDDRLEEVSLPILILHGENDTVTDPSVSKALFEKAKSSDKTLKLYKDAYHSLLEGEPDELINQVFGDIISWLDDHSSKRT; this is encoded by the exons atggCTCTCACTCCCACGAAGCTTCGCCACCCTCCGGAATTGAATG AATTGAAGGAAGTAATTGGTATccagaggaagagaaagaagaggaaagagGATAAGTTATTATTTTGCAGCATGAAGCAGCAGCTACCTGGCGTTGATGCTAAATTGCAGAAGATTGCAGATTCTAACATGGATGAAGCACCCGCTAGAAGACGTGCCCGTGAAGCCTTCAAAGATATTCAGCTTAATATTGACCATATACTCTTTAAG ACTCCATGTGATGGACTAAAAATGAAAGAG TCATACAAGGTAAATTCAAGGGGCATTGAAATATTCTGTAAGAGTTGGCTTCCTGAGGCATCCAAGCCAAAAGCAACAGTGTTTTTCTGTCATGGATATGGAGACACCTGCACTTTTTTCTTTGAAG GCATAGCTAGGAAGATAGCATTAGCTGGATATGGAGTCTTTGCTATGGATTATCCTGGATTTGGCCTTTCACAAGGCCTCCATGGCTATATCCCTAGTTTTGATGGTCTTGTTGACGATGTCATTGAACATTACACCAAAATCAAAG AAAATCCAGAGTTTCATTCTCTTCGTACCTTCATATTTGGACAATCAATGGGTGGTGCTGTTGCACTAAAGATGCACCTGAAACAACCTAAGGCTTGGGATGGTGCTGTTCTTGTTGCACCTATGTGtaaa ATTGCAGACGACATGGTTCCATCAAAGTTGGTCACTCAGATGTTGATTGCTATGGCCAATGTTTTTCCGAAGAGGAAGTTAGTTCCACAAAAGGATTTAGCAGAAGCAGCTTTCAGAgagttgaaaaagaaagaacag ACAGCGTATAATGTTATTGCATACAAGGATAAACCACGTTTGTGGACTGCTTTAGAAATGCTCAGAACTACTCAAGAAATAGACGATCGTTTGGAAGAA GTCTCTTTGCCAATATTAATCCTTCATGGGGAGAATGATACTGTGACTGATCCATCAGTGAGCAAAGCTCTGTTTGAGAAAGCAAAAAGTTCAGACAAGACACTTAAACTTTACAAGGATGCTTACCATTCTCTTCTTGAGGGAGAGCCTGATGAACTAATAAATCAGGTCTTTGGTGACATCATTTCTTGGCTTGATGACCACTCTTCAAAACGTACATAG
- the LOC130955681 gene encoding putative calcium-transporting ATPase 13, plasma membrane-type, producing MSLLTNMERIESLFNAPNTKKKWHSAFLVIYCSRALASHFTLNNKTKQRKINPSPSFTVIDLNPQQPFTIDQTTLTTIVKEKDHATLKKHGGIEGIAKSLETDTEHGIKGDEHAEDMSRRRHIFGSNTYPKPRSKSFVHFVLEAFKDVTILILLCCAALSLGFGIKQHGLKEGWYDGGSIFLAVFIVISLSSISNFRQNRQFDKLSQLSNDIQIDVVRLGRRQQVSIYDIVVGDVVCLKIGDQVPADGLFVDGHSLRIDESSMTGESDHVEVGKVHNPFLFSGTKVVEGYAKMMVTSVGMKTTWGQMMSSISRDVNEETPLQARLNKLTSSIGKVGLAVAFLVLVVLLIRYFTGNTKDENGVKEFNGSKTKFSDIMNSVVGIVADAVTIVVVAIPEGLPLAVTLTLAYSMKKMMADQAMVRKLSACETMGSATTICTDKTGTLTLNEMRVTKFWMGLEPVLENAYSSVAPFVLQLIQEGVALNTTGSVHKSKSESDFEFSGSPTEKAILSWAVMQLDMKMDELTKGCSIIQVETFNSKKKRSGVLLRRKSDNTVNVHWKGAAEMVLKMCSKYYDASGILKDLDSEIMRKFENIIQGMAASSLRCIAFAQTEVSDSEIELEDGEGKAMVKENGLTLLGLVGIKDPCRPGVKAAVESCQNAGVNVKMITGDNVFTARAIATECGILRQNQDMAGAVVEGEEFRNYTPEERLEKVDKICVMARSSPFDKLLMVECLKQKGHVVAVTGDGTNDAPALKEADIGLSMGIQGTEVAKESSDIVILDDNFASVVTVLRWGRCVYNNIQKFIQFQLTVNVAALAINFVAAVSAGEVPLTAVQLLWVNLIMDTLGALALATEKPTLELMENPPVGRTKPLITNVMWRNLMAQALYQIAVLLTLQFRGESIFGVTKGVNDTLIFNTFVMCQVFNEFNARKLEKRNVFKGLHRSKLFLGIIGVTVVLQVVMVEFLKKFADTERLNWGQWGLCILLGAASWPIGWVVKMIPVPEKPFLDFLSIKK from the coding sequence ATGAGTTTACTCACAAACATGGAGCGCATTGAGTCATTATTCAACGCACCAAACACCAAGAAAAAATGGCACTCTGCTTTCTTAGTCATATATTGTTCTCGAGCCCTGGCGTCACACTTCACTCTCAACAACAAAACCAAACAAAGGAAAATCAATCCTTCTCCATCATTCACCGTCATTGATTTGAATCCGCAACAACCCTTCACAATTGATCAAACCACCCTAACCACCATCGTCAAAGAAAAAGACCATGCTACCCTCAAGAAACACGGCGGCATTGAAGGCATAGCTAAATCCCTTGAAACCGACACAGAACATGGCATCAAAGGCGATGAACATGCAGAAGACATGTCACGCAGACGCCATATATTCGGCTCCAACACTTACCCAAAGCCACGTTCTAAAAGCTTCGTTCATTTCGTATTGGAAGCTTTCAAAGATGTCACCATTCTCATCCTTTTGTGCTGCGCAGCGCTTTCTCTCGGCTTCGGAATCAAGCAGCATGGACTCAAAGAAGGTTGGTACGACGGTGGAAGCATCTTCCTTGCTGTGTTCATTGTCATTTCTCTCTCTTCCATAAGCAATTTCAGACAGAATAGACAGTTTGACAAATTGTCTCAGCTCAGCAACGATATACAAATCGATGTGGTGAGACTCGGAAGGCGGCAACAGGTTTCGATCTATGATATTGTCGTCGGCGACGTTGTTTGCTTGAAGATCGGCGATCAAGTCCCCGCCGACGGGCTATTCGTCGACGGACACTCGCTGCGAATCGACGAATCAAGCATGACTGGGGAGAGCGACCATGTGGAAGTTGGAAAGGTTCATAATCCGTTCTTGTTCTCCGGAACGAAAGTGGTTGAAGGTTACGCGAAAATGATGGTTACTTCCGTTGGAATGAAGACTACATGGGGTCAAATGATGAGCTCGATTAGCCGCGACGTTAACGAGGAAACGCCGTTACAAGCTCGCCTTAACAAACTAACTTCATCAATTGGGAAGGTTGGTTTGGCAGTTGCTtttcttgttcttgttgttcttcttATCCGTTACTTCACGGGGAACACAAAAGATGAAAATGGAGTGAAAGAGTTCAACGGGAGCAAGACTAAGTTCAGTGATATAATGAACTCTGTCGTCGGAATTGTGGCGGATGCAGTCACCATTGTGGTTGTTGCAATCCCTGAAGGGTTGCCGTTGGCGGTTACGTTGACTTTGGCTTATTCCATGAAGAAAATGATGGCGGATCAAGCTATGGTGAGGAAGCTCTCAGCGTGTGAGACTATGGGTTCTGCTACAACTATTTGCACAGATAAAACAGGAACACTCACACTCAACGAAATGAGAGTCACAAAGTTTTGGATGGGATTAGAACCTGTGTTGGAGAATGCGTATTCATCGGTTGCGCCTTTTGTTCTTCAATTGATCCAGGAAGGAGTGGCTTTGAACACAACTGGTAGCGTTCACAAGTCGAAATCCGAATCCGATTTCGAGTTTTCCGGTAGTCCTACCGAGAAAGCGATCCTCTCTTGGGCGGTTATGCAGTTGGATATGAAGATGGATGAATTGACGAAAGGATGCTCCATAATTCAGGTTGAGACCTTCAACTCGAAGAAGAAACGGAGCGGAGTTTTGTTGCGAAGGAAATCGGACAACACGGTGAATGTGCACTGGAAAGGCGCTGCTGAAATGGTACTGAAAATGTGTTCAAAGTACTACGATGCTTCTGGAATTTTGAAAGATCTTGACAGCGAAATCATGAGGAAATTCGAGAACATCATTCAAGGAATGGCAGCTAGTAGTCTTCGCTGTATCGCTTTTGCGCAAACGGAGGTTTCAGATTCAGAGATAGAGCTTGAAGACGGAGAGGGGAAAGCTATGGTGAAAGAAAATGGATTGACTCTACTAGGACTAGTCGGAATCAAGGATCCGTGCCGGCCGGGGGTGAAGGCGGCGGTGGAGTCTTGCCAGAACGCCGGAGTAAATGTGAAGATGATCACAGGGGACAATGTTTTCACTGCAAGAGCAATAGCAACAGAATGCGGCATACTGAGACAAAATCAAGACATGGCTGGCGCGGTGGTGGAAGGCGAGGAGTTTCGCAACTACACGCCGGAGGAAAGGTTAGAGAAAGTGGACAAAATATGCGTGATGGCGAGATCCTCGCCGTTCGACAAGCTCCTGATGGTAGAGTGCCTAAAACAGAAAGGTCACGTGGTTGCCGTGACAGGGGACGGCACGAACGACGCGCCGGCACTGAAGGAAGCTGACATTGGACTCTCCATGGGGATCCAAGGCACAGAGGTGGCGAAAGAGAGCTCTGATATTGTGATTTTAGACGACAATTTCGCCTCCGTCGTAACGGTTTTGAGGTGGGGAAGGTGTGTTTATAACAACATTCAGAAGTTCATACAGTTCCAATTGACCGTGAATGTTGCTGCACTTGCAATAAACTTCGTGGCGGCGGTGTCGGCCGGCGAGGTTCCTCTCACGGCAGTGCAACTTTTATGGGTGAATTTGATCATGGACACGTTGGGAGCATTGGCACTTGCAACGGAAAAGCCTACTTTGGAGTTAATGGAGAATCCGCCGGTTGGGAGAACAAAACCTCTCATAACAAACGTGATGTGGAGGAATCTTATGGCACAAGCTTTGTACCAAATTGCGGTTTTGTTGACTCTTCAGTTCAGAGGTGAGTCTATCTTTGGTGTTACTAAAGGGGTTAATGACACTCTGATTTTCAACACTTTTGTTATGTGCCAAGTGTTCAATGAGTTCAATGCAAGGAAATTGGAGAAGAGGAATGTTTTTAAGGGGTTACATAGGAGCAAGTTGTTCTTGGGGATTATTGGTGTGACAGTGGTACTCCAAGTTGTGATggttgagtttttgaagaagttTGCTGATACTGAGAGGCTGAATTGGGGGCAATGGGGTCTTTGCATTCTTCTTGGTGCTGCTTCTTGGCCAATTGGTTGGGTTGTCAAGATGATTCCAGTTCCAGAAAAGCCATTTCTTGATTTCCTGAGTAtcaagaaatga
- the LOC130955069 gene encoding 6-phosphogluconate dehydrogenase, decarboxylating 2-like, whose product MAPPKTRIGLAGLAVMGQNLALNIAEKGFPISVYNRTTSKVDETVERAKQEGNLPVYGYHDPESFVQSIQKPRVIIVLVKAGAPVDQTIKTLSGYLEKGDCIIDGGNEWYENTERREKAMAELGLLYLGMGVSGGEEGARNGPSLMPGGSFEAYKYIEDILLKVAAQVPDSGPCVTYVGKGGSGNFVKMIHNGIEYGDMQLIAEAYDVLKSVGKLSNEELQNVFAEWNRGELLSFLIEITADIFGIKDDKGDGYLVDKVLDKTGMKGTGKWTVQQAAELSVAAPTIEASLDARFLSGLKEERVEAAKVFKSGGFGDILSDQPVDKQKLIDDVRKALYAAKICSYAQGMNLIRAKSIEKGWDLKLGELARIWKGGCIIRAIFLDRIKKAYDRNANLANLLVDPEFAKEIIDRQSAWRRVVSLAINSGISTPGMSASLAYFDSYRRERLPANLVQAQRDYFGAHTYERTDIEGSFHTEWFKLAKQSRS is encoded by the coding sequence ATGGCTCCACCGAAGACGAGAATAGGGCTTGCAGGGCTTGCTGTAATGGGGCAAAATCTTGCTCTCAACATAGCTGAGAAGGGCTTTCCCATTTCAGTATACAACAGAACCACATCCAAGGTTGATGAGACTGTGGAACGAGCGAAGCAGGAAGGAAATCTTCCTGTTTACGGCTACCATGACCCCGAATCCTTTGTTCAGTCCATTCAGAAGCCTAGGGTCATAATAGTGCTGGTTAAGGCCGGTGCACCCGTGGACCAAACCATTAAGACCCTTTCAGGATACTTGGAGAAAGGGGACTGCATCATTGATGGTGGTAATGAATGGTATGAGAACactgagagaagagagaaagctATGGCTGAATTAGGCCTTCTCTACCTTGGGATGGGAGTTTCGGGTGGCGAGGAGGGTGCTCGCAATGGTCCGTCTTTGATGCCTGGTGGTTCCTTTGAGGCCTACAAATACATAGAAGACATTCTTCTCAAAGTGGCAGCTCAAGTTCCCGACAGCGGCCCATGTGTGACATATGTTGGTAAAGGTGGATCCGGTAACTTTGTTAAGATGATCCATAATGGAATTGAATATGGTGATATGCAACTAATTGCCGAGGCTTATGATGTGCTAAAATCCGTCGGGAAGTTATCAAATGAGGAACTACAAAATGTCTTTGCAGAATGGAACAGGGGAGAACTCCTGAGCTTCCTGATTGAAATCACTGCAGATATATTTGGAATTAAGGATGATAAAGGAGATGGATATCTGGTCGACAAGGTTCTCGACAAAACCGGCATGAAAGGTACCGGTAAGTGGACTGTCCAGCAAGCTGCTGAGTTATCTGTTGCTGCACCCACGATTGAAGCTTCTTTGGATGCTAGGTTCCTTAGCGGATTGAAGGAGGAAAGAGTTGAAGCTGCAAAGGTGTTCAAATCCGGTGGTTTTGGCGATATCTTGAGTGATCAACCAGTAGACAAGCAGAAGCTGATTGATGATGTTAGGAAGGCTCTTTATGCTGCAAAAATCTGTAGTTATGCACAGGGAATGAATCTGATCCGTGCCAAGAGTATCGAAAAGGGTTGGGATTTGAAGTTGGgtgaacttgccaggatctggAAAGGTGGTTGCATCATAAGAGCCATATTCTTGGATAGAATAAAAAAGGCATATGACAGGAATGCTAACCTCGCTAACCTCCTTGTGGATCCGGAGTTTGCGAAGGAGATCATCGATCGCCAATCGGCCTGGCGCAGAGTCGTGAGTCTTGCTATCAACTCGGGCATCAGCACGCCCGGTATGTCTGCTAGTCTTGCTTATTTCGACTCCTACAGAAGAGAGAGATTGCCTGCTAATTTAGTGCAAGCTCAGAGGGACTATTTTGGTGCGCATACATACGAAAGGACTGACATTGAGGGATCTTTCCATACTGAGTGGTTCAAGCTTGCCAAACAGTCAAGAAGCTAG